The stretch of DNA CCAGGCCGCCGGAATTTTGACCTGTTCATGGGCTGCCGCGTAATGCGGGAAGGTTTCTTCAGTCTTTAGTATACCCGCCACCCGCGCTTTCGTTTCCAGCGCGCTAAATTCCGTCGCCGCGAGAACCGGATTTTTGAAGAAGGAGCCGGCGCTGCGCGTGTCCGGGTCAGCAGGGTCGAGCACCATCGCTTTGCGGCGGCGAATGGTCAGCACCGCCGCGCGCACATCGGCCAGCGTTGGCGTAGTGGCTGAATCCGCCAAAAACTGCCTGACGTCGGCATACCGCAAGGCCGGCGCACCATTCACGCGCAGCATATATGTCACAGCCAGGACGATGAAGCGCTCACGTTCAAGCGTGTTGAAGCGGCTCTGGCGATACCCGAATTGGCAGGCGGCGTTGCTCAATGCAATGATCTGCTCTGACTGCCGATCAAAGGCCCGCACGCTCGTGATGGTTTCGCAGACTTCCTGACCATACGCGCCGACGTTTTGCACGGGTGTGCCGCCCACAGAGCCGGGAATGCCACTCAGACATTCAAGGCCTGCCCAGCCTTGCGCGACACAGTGCGCCACAAACGCATCCCAGGGTTCGCCCGCCGCCGCCGTCACACGGGCACCATTGGTTTCAAGCTGTGCTTCAATTCCGCGCAACGCAATGTGCAGCACCAGACCCGGAAAGCCCGCATCGGCGATCACCAGATTGCTGCCGCCGCCAAGCACAAAGACAGGCAATTCACGTTGCGCGGCAAAGGCGAGCGCCGCTGGAATCTCATGTTCTTGCGTGATGGTCGCAAAGAAACGTGCCGCGCCGCCGACGCCCAAGGTAGTCAGGGGCGCGAGCGGGACGTGTTGTCGTATGAATGCGGGTGGTTGCATGGGGGCCGCATTATCCCGGAGTCACGGTTACGGCTGCAAATGTGCTTTGAGGGTGCGCATACCGGCGGCGAGTTGGCTTTTGATTTCGGCGGGCGCGCGGCCCAATTGGCTGGCGATTTCGGTATAAGTCAGCCCTGCAAAGCAGGCCAATTCCAATGCGCGGCGTTGTTCGACAGGCAAATGCAGCAGGGCTTGGCGCACGCGCTGACGCCGCTCGGCGACCACGCTATTTTCGGAGCACGCTGCCGTCTGCCCAGATTCGGCGGACGGATTTGCGGGCGGATTTACAGAAAGCGGAGTTGGCATGGCGGTTGGTCGTGGCAGTGCGCGCAAGCGTTCCAACCCCAGCTTGCGCGCCAATAGCAGCAACCAAGTGAGCGGGCAGGTTCGCTGGGAAAGCGGCGCAGGTTCGGCTTGTCCGGTTTGTTGCCAGACCTGTTTATAAACTTCCGCCAGCACGGTTTCAGCCGTGGCGCGTTCCGGCAGCAGAGTGAGCAACAGGCCGAACACCTGGCGATGCGTTTGCTCGTAAAATGCGGATAGCGCCGCCTGTTCACGGCGCGCTATTCCGTCCATTAAGTCCGCGAGCATGCCCTGCCACGCTTGCGGAGTGATGTTCATTGCCTGGTAGCGAATGGCACTGGTCAGCATAAGGTTTCCTCTCCTCTTTGACCGACTGTCGTTTGTGAGAGCGGCGGCCCTCACTTGGCTAAGCGGGATCGCGCTGCGAAAAAGGTCATGCTGCCGAAATTTTTGCTGGAATGACGGCGAAGCTGAGGGCTAGTCGAAACGCTAACCCTCAGCTTTGTAAAGCCGGGCAGTTGGGACGGCGGTGCGCGTTGGACGCCTACCGCAAGGTTCGCTTAATGATTGATCTCGACTTGCAGCTTTTTGCCGCGTTGCGCCCCGTCAAGCGTGACCAGTTCGTTCCCTTCCAGGTCGAAAATCTTGACTTGATCCTGCGTGGTTAATTCATCCAGTTTCTCGTTGAGCTTGATGGTCAGTGAAATCTTTAAGGTGCCATCCAGGTGAAAGATGTCGGTGAAGGTCAGTTGCACAAAGGTCGCCGCGAAGGTGCGGTCGCCAATGCGTGCCCAGGTGCCGTGCCCTGGATTGCCAAGTGCGGGGATGGGCGGGCCTGCCGCCGAAAACAGCGCCGTGCCATCGGCCATAAACGTCAGTAAGGATGGGAACGACGGGCCTGCATCGGGGCCGCCGGGCGTCACTGTCGCGACCCAGGTGCCCACGAAGGCTTTGATCTGCGCCTGTTTGACCTGTTCGAGAACCTCCAGAATGCCGCCACCGGCTGCCGCCTGCGGGGTGATGGACGTTTCATGCGTCTCCACGGTTTGCGCATAGGTGGAGGGCGGGGTGATGAATGCGCTCAGGGCCAAGAGGGCCGTGAACATTGCGAAGAGGGTTTTGCTGTGTTTCATAAAGTTGCTCCTTTCAAGCTTGCTTCAATTAAAGGTGGAAACGAAGACGGACAGACGAACAGTTGGTTGTCGCTCGTTTCCAGATAATGCATCTGACCGGTTTCGACCCAACGATAGACCGCGCGCACGCTGACACCGGCCAACGCGGCGGCTTCTTCCGGGGTGAGCAGCACCACCGGGGCCGGGCAGCTTGGACAAAAAACGGGCGCGGGCGGCGTGGCGTTTGGCCATACCAGGCGTCTGCGCTCGACCGTAATTTCAATCCGCCGGGTTCGGTTCATGGTGTTTGCGTCAGGTCATTCAGGTTCGGTTCCGGTCTTGGGTTTGGGCTGGTGGCGGTGCTACAGTGTGCGCCGAACCGGCCTCACGCCGGGGCCGCTTGGCCTCGACGCGGCGCAAGATGCGGCAAAGCCGGGGCTAAAATCTTTAAGCCCGGCGGCTAAACTTCCTAAAGTTGTGAAAGCGATGGAAAACAAAATAGTTCCGCGCTTCTATGAGTTCGATTCCTTTCGCCTGGATGGGCGCAAGCGGGTCTTGTTGCGCGCCGGAGCACCGGTGGCACTGACCCCGCGTGCCCTGGATTTGCTATTCGCGCTGGTCGAACGGCGCGGCCAGGTGGTCGAAAAGGACGAATTGCTGACCCTGCTCTGGCCGGATTCGGTGGTGGAAGAAAACAATCTGACGGTCAACGTCTCAGCCTTGCGCAAAGCGCTGGGTGCGGGGCCGGGCGAACGGCGCTACATCGTGACCGTGCCCGGACGCGGCTATCGCTTTGTAGCCGATGTGGCTGAAATCGTCGAAGAGGATTCGGCCTTGCTGCCCGCCGCCGCTTCCACGCTGGTCGTCGAAGAGTCGAAGGTGCGGCTG from Acidobacteriota bacterium encodes:
- a CDS encoding sigma-70 family RNA polymerase sigma factor; this encodes MLTSAIRYQAMNITPQAWQGMLADLMDGIARREQAALSAFYEQTHRQVFGLLLTLLPERATAETVLAEVYKQVWQQTGQAEPAPLSQRTCPLTWLLLLARKLGLERLRALPRPTAMPTPLSVNPPANPSAESGQTAACSENSVVAERRQRVRQALLHLPVEQRRALELACFAGLTYTEIASQLGRAPAEIKSQLAAGMRTLKAHLQP
- a CDS encoding UDP-N-acetylmuramate dehydrogenase, with protein sequence MQPPAFIRQHVPLAPLTTLGVGGAARFFATITQEHEIPAALAFAAQRELPVFVLGGGSNLVIADAGFPGLVLHIALRGIEAQLETNGARVTAAAGEPWDAFVAHCVAQGWAGLECLSGIPGSVGGTPVQNVGAYGQEVCETITSVRAFDRQSEQIIALSNAACQFGYRQSRFNTLERERFIVLAVTYMLRVNGAPALRYADVRQFLADSATTPTLADVRAAVLTIRRRKAMVLDPADPDTRSAGSFFKNPVLAATEFSALETKARVAGILKTEETFPHYAAAHEQVKIPAAWLIEQAGFAKGYTHGNVGLSSKHSLALINRGGARASEIIELMREIQARVQARFGLELKPEPILLGFAQEPA
- a CDS encoding helix-turn-helix domain-containing protein, which produces MNRTRRIEITVERRRLVWPNATPPAPVFCPSCPAPVVLLTPEEAAALAGVSVRAVYRWVETGQMHYLETSDNQLFVCPSSFPPLIEASLKGATL